From the genome of Thermoflexus hugenholtzii, one region includes:
- a CDS encoding SIS domain-containing protein, whose translation MSWVVYREVVMDQLQRAFEVNRESIPAAAERIARAVAEDRIVHVFGSGHSQLVALDVVGRAGGFANVNPLFDPLFGRAERVEKFAAALLSAHRFQPGDVLIVISHSGRNPAPVEVALQGRAQGLPVIAVTAVAFSRSLPSRHSSGLRLFELADVVLDTLGAPGDAAVALEPDLSAGPTSTVVGAALLQAVMVEAAARLLAMGVPPPLFRSGNVEGADAHNQALRLRYHGRVFPLI comes from the coding sequence ATGAGCTGGGTTGTGTATCGCGAGGTCGTGATGGATCAGCTCCAGCGGGCCTTTGAGGTGAACCGGGAGTCGATCCCGGCGGCGGCGGAGCGCATCGCCCGCGCGGTGGCCGAGGATCGGATCGTGCACGTCTTCGGCAGCGGCCACTCCCAGCTGGTCGCCCTGGATGTGGTGGGCCGGGCCGGGGGGTTCGCCAACGTCAATCCCCTCTTCGATCCGCTCTTCGGGCGGGCGGAACGGGTGGAGAAGTTCGCCGCGGCTCTCCTGTCCGCGCACCGCTTCCAGCCCGGGGATGTGCTCATCGTGATCTCCCATTCCGGCCGTAACCCGGCCCCGGTGGAGGTGGCCCTCCAGGGTCGCGCCCAGGGCCTTCCGGTGATCGCCGTGACCGCCGTCGCCTTCAGCCGCTCGTTGCCCTCGCGGCATTCCTCCGGCCTGCGCCTCTTCGAGCTCGCGGACGTAGTCCTGGACACCCTGGGGGCTCCAGGGGATGCGGCCGTGGCCCTGGAGCCGGATCTCTCCGCGGGGCCGACCTCCACCGTGGTAGGGGCGGCGCTGTTGCAGGCGGTGATGGTGGAGGCCGCAGCTCGCCTCCTCGCCATGGGAGTCCCCCCGCCCCTCTTCCGGTCCGGGAACGTGGAGGGGGCGGACGCGCATAATCAGGCCCTCCGGCTGCGTTACCATGGGCGGGTGTTCCCCCTGATCTGA
- a CDS encoding GntR family transcriptional regulator, which translates to MGRAEAEREALKRFLLQEPLDRDGPVPLHEQIRERLVRAIQAAHIPVHRRLPSERLLAEWFGVNRLTVRQAVQELIRQGYLYARPGKGTFVAQVRVHQPLQWLTSFTEDMAARGMKASSRVLGQRVLPAPPEVARRLGIEVGAEVVWLERLRLADGEPMALETAYLPHARCPGLLSFDFSRLSLYEVLRKHYGLRLDHAEQVIRAVVLSAREARGFGLPAGSPAFLFERVTFLESGEAIEFVRSLYRGDRYAFQVHLLTPK; encoded by the coding sequence ATGGGCCGCGCGGAAGCGGAGCGGGAGGCGCTGAAGCGGTTCCTGTTGCAGGAGCCGCTGGATCGGGACGGGCCGGTTCCCCTTCACGAGCAGATCCGGGAGCGTTTGGTGCGGGCGATCCAGGCGGCGCACATCCCGGTTCATCGCCGGCTGCCTTCGGAGCGCCTGCTGGCGGAGTGGTTCGGGGTCAACCGTCTGACGGTGCGTCAGGCGGTGCAGGAGCTGATCCGCCAGGGGTATCTTTACGCCCGGCCGGGGAAGGGGACCTTCGTCGCGCAGGTTCGGGTGCATCAACCCCTTCAGTGGTTGACCAGCTTCACGGAGGACATGGCCGCGCGGGGGATGAAGGCCTCCAGTCGGGTGCTGGGCCAGCGGGTTCTCCCGGCCCCTCCGGAGGTGGCCCGGCGTCTGGGGATTGAGGTGGGGGCGGAGGTGGTGTGGCTGGAGCGGTTGCGGCTGGCGGATGGGGAGCCCATGGCGCTGGAGACCGCGTATCTGCCCCATGCGCGGTGCCCGGGGTTGCTCTCTTTCGATTTCTCCCGGCTCTCGCTCTATGAGGTGCTGCGGAAGCATTACGGGCTCCGCCTGGACCATGCGGAGCAGGTGATCCGGGCGGTGGTTCTCTCCGCCCGGGAGGCGCGCGGGTTCGGGCTGCCTGCCGGCTCGCCGGCTTTCCTGTTCGAGCGGGTCACCTTCCTGGAGAGCGGCGAGGCCATCGAGTTCGTGCGATCCCTCTACCGGGGAGATCGCTACGCGTTCCAGGTCCATCTTCTTACCCCGAAGTGA
- a CDS encoding NAD(P)/FAD-dependent oxidoreductase: protein MTLRVAIVGAGAAGLAAAYDLTRAGARVVVYEAAPQPGGLASGFRAEGWSWSLERFYHHWFASDTEILRLIRELGLSHRVRFPRPVTAVWYNERPHPFDSPLAVLRFPGLSLLEKLRMGLVIAYLRLTPRWEPLERVTAHEWLPRYMGRRAYEQIWQPLLEGKFGEAYAEINMAWFWARIHKRSPRLGTFEGGFQAFFDALADRVRAQGGEIRLGTPVFRLEPEAAGWRVEAADGPGTYDAVLVTTSPRLLVRLVPALPAGYVSRLLALRSLGAVVLILSLARPLTRGVYWINLPKRAGFPFLALVEHTNYIPPKHYGGEHLVYCGDYLPPDHPYFSMSPEELLRTFLPALPRFNPAFRPEWVRRYWVFREPYAQPVVPVNYSRMIPDLRAPLPGLYFASMSQVYPWDRGTNYAVEMGRRVARMILEDHRQGRWAAVALEDVSQGAP from the coding sequence ATGACGTTGCGCGTGGCCATTGTGGGAGCGGGCGCGGCGGGCCTGGCCGCTGCCTATGACCTGACCCGGGCAGGGGCCCGGGTGGTGGTGTATGAGGCCGCGCCCCAGCCCGGCGGGCTGGCCTCCGGCTTCCGCGCGGAGGGCTGGTCCTGGTCCCTGGAGCGCTTCTATCATCACTGGTTCGCCTCGGATACCGAGATCCTGAGGCTGATCCGGGAGCTGGGCCTGAGCCACCGGGTTCGGTTCCCCCGGCCGGTCACCGCCGTCTGGTATAACGAGCGGCCGCATCCCTTCGACAGCCCGCTGGCCGTACTGCGCTTCCCTGGTCTCTCCCTCCTGGAGAAGCTGCGGATGGGGCTCGTGATCGCCTATCTGCGGCTGACCCCGCGCTGGGAACCCCTGGAGCGGGTGACGGCTCATGAGTGGCTCCCCCGGTATATGGGGCGGCGGGCTTACGAGCAGATCTGGCAGCCCCTTCTCGAGGGCAAGTTCGGGGAGGCGTATGCGGAGATCAACATGGCCTGGTTCTGGGCGCGGATCCATAAGCGCAGCCCCCGTCTGGGCACCTTCGAGGGAGGCTTTCAGGCTTTCTTCGACGCCCTGGCCGACCGGGTCCGCGCCCAGGGTGGAGAGATCCGCCTGGGCACCCCCGTGTTCCGCCTGGAGCCGGAGGCGGCCGGATGGCGGGTGGAGGCCGCGGATGGCCCGGGCACGTATGACGCGGTCCTGGTCACCACCTCCCCCCGCCTGCTGGTCCGCCTCGTCCCCGCGTTGCCCGCCGGGTATGTGAGCCGGCTGCTTGCCTTGCGCTCCCTGGGGGCGGTGGTCTTGATCCTGTCCCTGGCGCGCCCGCTGACCCGGGGTGTTTACTGGATCAACCTCCCCAAGCGGGCGGGGTTTCCCTTCCTGGCCCTGGTGGAGCACACGAATTACATTCCACCGAAGCATTACGGCGGGGAGCATCTGGTGTATTGTGGGGATTACCTCCCCCCCGATCACCCGTATTTCTCGATGTCGCCCGAGGAGCTGTTGCGGACGTTCCTGCCCGCTCTGCCGCGTTTCAACCCGGCTTTCCGACCGGAGTGGGTGCGGCGCTACTGGGTCTTCCGGGAGCCTTATGCCCAGCCGGTGGTGCCGGTGAACTACTCCCGGATGATCCCGGATCTGCGAGCCCCGCTGCCCGGGCTTTACTTCGCCAGCATGAGCCAGGTGTATCCGTGGGATCGGGGGACGAACTACGCGGTGGAGATGGGCCGTCGCGTCGCCCGGATGATCCTGGAGGACCACCGGCAGGGCCGCTGGGCCGCCGTGGCCCTCGAGGATGTATCCCAAGGCGCTCCGTGA
- a CDS encoding helical backbone metal receptor: protein MLETSSPPIWDLEGRPFRPDRPPRRIVSLVPSLTETLFDLGLGDRVVGRTDYCRHPPEAQSIPSVGGTKNPDLARIQALRPDVVFINVEENRRSDAIALAAEGIPVAVSFPRSVTEAIALIRWLAGIFELHAPPVLEEIEALYAERCRAVPARRPRVFCPIWRDPWMTFNAETYAHDLLALCGGENVFARRRRRYPLSADLNPALPARPADRDHRYPRLSTEEIRAAEPEVVLLPDEPYPFRPEDTGWVRALFADTPAGRGGRVRWIEGSLLFWHGTRLRHALRILPQALAD from the coding sequence ATGCTCGAAACATCCTCCCCCCCAATCTGGGATCTGGAAGGACGGCCCTTCCGACCCGACCGTCCGCCCCGACGTATCGTCTCCCTGGTGCCCAGCCTCACGGAGACGCTGTTCGACCTGGGGCTGGGGGATCGGGTGGTGGGACGCACGGATTACTGCCGCCATCCGCCTGAGGCCCAATCGATCCCCTCCGTGGGGGGGACGAAAAACCCGGACCTCGCCCGCATCCAAGCGCTGCGCCCGGACGTGGTGTTCATCAACGTGGAGGAGAACCGGCGATCGGACGCCATCGCCCTCGCGGCTGAGGGGATCCCGGTGGCCGTCTCGTTCCCCCGCTCCGTGACGGAGGCCATCGCCCTGATCCGCTGGCTGGCCGGGATCTTCGAACTTCACGCGCCGCCGGTCCTGGAGGAGATCGAAGCGCTCTACGCCGAGCGGTGCCGGGCCGTGCCGGCCCGGCGCCCCCGGGTCTTCTGCCCCATCTGGAGGGATCCGTGGATGACTTTCAACGCGGAGACCTACGCCCACGACCTGCTCGCCCTGTGCGGGGGCGAGAACGTCTTCGCGCGCCGGCGGCGACGCTACCCGCTGTCAGCGGACCTCAATCCCGCCCTGCCCGCCCGCCCTGCCGACCGGGACCATCGCTACCCGCGCCTCTCCACGGAAGAAATCCGGGCGGCGGAGCCCGAGGTGGTCCTCCTCCCTGACGAGCCCTACCCGTTCCGGCCCGAGGACACCGGATGGGTGCGGGCGCTGTTCGCGGACACACCCGCCGGGCGCGGGGGCCGGGTGCGCTGGATCGAGGGAAGCCTGCTCTTCTGGCACGGCACCCGCCTGCGACACGCCCTGCGGATCCTGCCGCAAGCGCTGGCCGATTGA
- a CDS encoding Type 1 glutamine amidotransferase-like domain-containing protein: MGQKGPLRWRSGSGWLVLCGGEEAEEVHRMALARSAPGLAVVVAAAETPETARAYEHRYRAWGGPPCRVLTLRSREEAFQTAHARTLLEARLILIADGDIRRLLETFFDTPALQAMLTAYHAGAVLVGIGAGAEAMGTWVLRSGREETLGAWGWLPGAFVVSHYTPEVARALQAALHRRPFAYGIGLAEGAALALGPHDQIERWGAGEITVIFGARWLHPG, translated from the coding sequence ATGGGGCAGAAAGGGCCTTTGCGGTGGCGGAGCGGATCCGGCTGGCTGGTGTTGTGCGGCGGGGAGGAGGCCGAGGAGGTGCATCGGATGGCCCTGGCCCGGAGCGCTCCCGGGCTGGCGGTGGTGGTGGCGGCGGCGGAGACGCCGGAGACCGCCCGCGCCTATGAGCACCGGTATCGCGCGTGGGGAGGCCCCCCATGCCGGGTGCTCACCCTGCGCTCCCGAGAGGAGGCCTTCCAGACCGCCCACGCCCGCACGCTGCTGGAGGCCCGCCTGATCCTGATCGCCGACGGAGACATCCGCCGACTGCTGGAGACGTTCTTCGACACGCCGGCCCTCCAGGCGATGCTCACCGCCTATCACGCCGGCGCCGTGCTGGTCGGGATAGGGGCCGGCGCCGAAGCGATGGGGACATGGGTGTTGCGGTCCGGCCGGGAGGAAACCCTCGGCGCATGGGGCTGGCTCCCCGGCGCCTTTGTGGTCAGCCACTACACGCCTGAGGTCGCCCGCGCCCTCCAGGCCGCCCTCCACCGGCGTCCCTTCGCCTACGGCATCGGCCTCGCCGAAGGAGCCGCCCTGGCCCTGGGCCCCCACGACCAGATCGAGCGCTGGGGCGCCGGCGAGATCACCGTGATCTTCGGCGCCCGCTGGCTGCATCCCGGATGA
- a CDS encoding helix-turn-helix transcriptional regulator: MSGDPVRFAQALADSRRQQILRLLWGRELCVRDLVQALGLSQPTVSHHLRILQGVGLVRAREAGRMTFYTLDPEALDRGLRALRLALRPTRRRARRR, encoded by the coding sequence ATGAGCGGCGATCCGGTTCGTTTCGCCCAGGCCCTGGCCGACTCCCGTCGACAGCAGATCCTGCGGCTGCTGTGGGGACGGGAGCTGTGTGTGCGAGATCTGGTGCAGGCCCTGGGCCTCTCCCAGCCCACCGTCTCTCATCATCTCCGGATCCTGCAAGGGGTCGGCCTGGTGCGCGCCCGCGAGGCCGGCCGCATGACCTTTTATACACTGGACCCGGAAGCCCTGGACCGCGGGCTGCGGGCCCTCCGGCTCGCCCTGCGACCTACCCGCCGCCGGGCGCGGCGCCGCTGA
- a CDS encoding cyclic nucleotide-binding domain-containing protein, protein MVDPALRAALGAQPLFRRLDPEELDQLAARFQARTLNPGEELFIEGERFPAYFILRAGRLALLRIDADGVERLVRHLQPGEGVGAHALFLDEPRDVTAMAITRVEGWLLERAAFEALLAERPGLIHRLEIPPDVEARLRAPRFPWLEPDEQVLAAIHRHWISLIPVLLPPLALLLVFIVLTTFLVAQLGWWPVLFLNAIPLVFLGAQVWNWWDDQYILTTHRIVHIERERWLYVFPGPEARQDMPLEQVQEVQILRRTPLASPYLLDFGDIEVEAFTGRVGFANLPQPEEIRRLIYEQLDRLRALQQARQRYRLQRELRRRLGLEPPPAEAEPAPTPEPPPGWWGRLLLILRAVLRYLLPPIREEVGDRIIYRKHWVALIRSLLWGPPLATGLWILGWLLHLHHVWPVDRVAPGIRWGALILAGILLGVWWWWRYENWRNDEYILTPSQLILSQRLPALMREETQTASLNRIQSVEYTIPSLLARILGYGHVLVRVPGGDFHLRYVGKPRQVQQEITRRMEAYRRRLQEEEAARQRRHIVDTLAAYDRLRFGPPGIGPGPHAP, encoded by the coding sequence ATGGTGGATCCGGCGCTGCGGGCGGCGCTGGGGGCGCAGCCTCTCTTCCGCCGGCTGGATCCGGAGGAGCTCGATCAGCTGGCGGCGCGGTTTCAGGCCCGAACCCTGAACCCCGGGGAGGAGCTGTTCATTGAGGGGGAACGGTTCCCGGCCTATTTCATCCTGCGCGCCGGGCGCCTGGCCCTGCTGCGCATCGACGCCGACGGCGTCGAGCGCCTGGTCCGCCATCTCCAGCCGGGGGAGGGCGTCGGGGCCCACGCGCTCTTCCTGGATGAGCCCCGGGATGTGACGGCGATGGCCATCACCCGGGTGGAAGGCTGGTTGCTGGAGCGAGCGGCGTTCGAAGCCCTCCTCGCCGAGCGGCCGGGCCTCATCCACCGCCTGGAGATCCCGCCGGATGTGGAGGCCCGTCTGCGGGCGCCTCGCTTCCCCTGGCTGGAGCCTGACGAGCAGGTGCTGGCGGCCATCCATCGCCACTGGATCAGCCTGATCCCCGTCCTCCTCCCTCCTCTGGCCTTGCTGCTGGTCTTCATCGTCCTCACGACCTTCCTGGTCGCCCAGCTGGGCTGGTGGCCTGTTCTCTTCCTCAACGCGATCCCTCTGGTCTTCCTGGGCGCCCAGGTGTGGAACTGGTGGGACGACCAGTATATCCTCACCACCCATCGCATCGTCCACATCGAGCGGGAGCGCTGGCTTTACGTGTTCCCGGGCCCGGAGGCCCGGCAGGACATGCCGCTGGAGCAGGTGCAGGAGGTGCAGATCCTGCGGCGCACCCCGCTGGCCAGCCCTTATCTTCTGGACTTCGGGGACATTGAGGTGGAAGCCTTCACCGGTCGGGTGGGCTTCGCCAACCTCCCGCAACCGGAGGAGATCCGCCGGCTGATTTACGAGCAGCTGGATCGGCTGCGGGCGCTGCAGCAGGCCCGCCAGCGTTACCGCCTGCAGCGGGAGCTGCGCCGTCGTCTGGGGCTGGAGCCCCCGCCAGCGGAAGCGGAGCCTGCCCCGACGCCGGAGCCCCCGCCGGGCTGGTGGGGCCGCCTCCTCCTGATCCTGCGGGCGGTGCTCCGCTATCTCCTCCCCCCCATCCGTGAGGAAGTCGGGGATCGGATCATCTACCGCAAGCACTGGGTGGCCCTGATCCGCTCCCTGCTCTGGGGGCCGCCCCTGGCGACCGGGCTGTGGATCCTGGGCTGGTTGCTCCACCTCCACCACGTGTGGCCGGTGGACCGTGTCGCGCCGGGGATCCGGTGGGGGGCGTTGATCCTGGCCGGGATCCTGCTGGGGGTCTGGTGGTGGTGGCGCTACGAGAACTGGCGGAACGACGAATACATCCTGACCCCCAGCCAGCTGATCCTCTCCCAGCGCCTGCCGGCCCTCATGCGGGAGGAGACGCAGACGGCCAGCCTGAACCGCATTCAGAGCGTGGAGTATACGATCCCCTCCCTCCTGGCCCGCATCCTCGGCTACGGACATGTGCTGGTTCGGGTCCCCGGGGGGGATTTCCACCTGCGTTACGTCGGAAAACCCCGACAGGTGCAGCAGGAGATCACCCGGCGGATGGAAGCCTACCGCCGCCGGCTCCAGGAAGAGGAGGCCGCTCGCCAGCGTCGCCACATCGTGGACACCCTCGCCGCTTACGATCGCCTCCGCTTCGGCCCCCCGGGCATCGGACCCGGCCCCCACGCCCCCTAA
- a CDS encoding polyprenol monophosphomannose synthase, translating into MRTIVVVPTYNEAENLPQLVRALLELGLPDLRILVVDDRSPDGTGEVAEALARAHPGRLLVCHRDGPRGLGPAYREGFRLALETDAEAIVQMDADLSHPPAAIPQMLERMPDCHVVVGSRYVPGGRVDPRWGPGRYWLSRWGNFYARAVLGLKVRDATAGFKCWRRDALARMPLDRVRSTGYIFQVEMAYIAQRLGYWVCEIPIFFEDRRVGRSKMDWRIKIEAALRVWELRWRYRDLRPIARENLR; encoded by the coding sequence ATGAGAACCATCGTGGTGGTCCCCACTTATAACGAGGCAGAGAACCTCCCCCAGCTGGTCCGGGCCCTGCTGGAGCTGGGACTGCCGGACCTGCGCATCCTGGTGGTGGACGACCGGTCGCCGGATGGGACGGGGGAGGTGGCCGAGGCCCTGGCCCGAGCACATCCCGGCCGCCTCCTGGTGTGCCATCGGGACGGGCCTCGCGGGCTGGGGCCGGCGTATCGGGAAGGCTTTCGCCTCGCCCTTGAGACCGACGCCGAGGCCATCGTGCAAATGGACGCCGACCTCTCTCACCCGCCCGCGGCCATCCCTCAGATGTTAGAACGGATGCCCGACTGTCACGTCGTGGTGGGCTCCCGTTACGTGCCGGGGGGACGGGTGGATCCGCGCTGGGGGCCCGGCCGCTACTGGCTGAGCCGCTGGGGGAACTTCTACGCCCGCGCGGTCCTGGGCCTCAAGGTCCGGGACGCAACGGCGGGCTTCAAATGCTGGCGCCGGGACGCCCTGGCGCGCATGCCCCTGGACCGCGTTCGTTCCACCGGCTATATCTTCCAGGTGGAGATGGCCTACATCGCCCAGCGCCTGGGCTACTGGGTGTGCGAGATCCCCATCTTCTTTGAAGACCGGCGGGTCGGGCGCTCCAAGATGGACTGGCGGATCAAGATCGAGGCGGCCCTGCGGGTGTGGGAGCTCCGCTGGCGCTATCGGGATCTGCGGCCCATCGCCCGGGAGAACCTCCGGTAA
- a CDS encoding UbiX family flavin prenyltransferase has product MAQRLIVGISGASGVIYGIRLLEVLRSNPEIETHLVLSPAARRTIVEETDYTVRQVLELADVVYPFHDIGAAIASGSFRTMGMVIIPCSIKTLGAIVSGYTADLMSRAADVTLKEGRPLVLVVRETPLHLGHLDLMRRAARMGAVIMPPVPAFYGRPRTLQDLIDQTVGRVLLRLGIENDLYTRWKENP; this is encoded by the coding sequence ATGGCGCAACGGCTGATCGTGGGGATCAGCGGGGCCAGTGGGGTGATCTACGGGATCCGCCTGCTGGAAGTGCTCCGCTCCAACCCGGAGATCGAGACCCACCTCGTCCTCAGCCCCGCCGCCCGCCGGACGATCGTGGAGGAGACCGACTACACGGTCCGCCAGGTCCTGGAGCTGGCGGATGTGGTTTATCCTTTCCATGACATCGGGGCCGCCATCGCCTCCGGCTCCTTCCGGACCATGGGGATGGTGATCATCCCCTGCTCCATCAAGACGCTGGGGGCCATCGTCAGCGGTTACACGGCGGACCTGATGAGCCGGGCGGCCGACGTCACCCTGAAGGAGGGCCGTCCCCTGGTCCTGGTGGTGCGGGAGACCCCTCTGCATCTGGGCCATCTGGACCTGATGCGGCGGGCGGCGCGGATGGGTGCGGTGATCATGCCCCCCGTCCCCGCCTTCTACGGCCGGCCCCGCACCCTCCAGGACCTGATCGACCAGACCGTGGGACGGGTGCTCCTGCGCCTGGGGATCGAGAACGACCTCTACACGCGCTGGAAGGAGAACCCATGA
- a CDS encoding tetratricopeptide repeat protein → MARMRRVGAMGLLLLSGLLLALDPSGIPAARWLREGDALRAEGQVLSAQKAYQRALTLRSADPALWHRIAQLHMALGELEEAEAAWARAATQGDPWAARGRAELATRRGDWNEARRRWEDWARRHPEDREAYMRWAEAALAIGDEAGARAAWEAGLARRPEDPMFRFRLGLLQGATDPEAARALLNGLPAPLSGWAALLPDPTQPSTLRRWGLALVGGRYWGEARGALARWLEQDPRDPVAMAAMGYVLGRLGQEGEWWLQRALAGAEAPPEAHYFAGLYLLERGRYAEAQERFAAAYQQDPHPLYALERGRAAMLAGDLLTAERWLRQAAADAPGNIEVWNALAALYLGHQIGLGKGIEAALELLRRDPQRVEGYEWLGWARYLQGNFTEAERLLQQAVGMDPERASAHYRLGVVMAAEGRWAEARRLLERTVLLDPTGEFGGRAIRMLHRIP, encoded by the coding sequence ATGGCACGGATGCGACGCGTCGGCGCGATGGGGCTGCTCCTCCTCAGCGGGCTCCTGCTCGCCCTGGACCCCTCCGGCATCCCGGCGGCGCGGTGGCTGCGGGAGGGAGATGCCCTCCGGGCAGAGGGACAGGTGCTTTCCGCCCAAAAGGCCTATCAGAGGGCCCTGACCCTTCGCTCCGCTGACCCGGCCCTCTGGCATCGCATCGCCCAGCTGCATATGGCTTTGGGGGAGCTGGAGGAAGCGGAGGCCGCCTGGGCCCGGGCAGCGACGCAGGGGGATCCCTGGGCGGCGCGTGGTCGGGCGGAGCTGGCGACCCGCCGCGGGGATTGGAACGAAGCCCGACGGCGCTGGGAGGACTGGGCGCGTCGCCATCCCGAGGACCGGGAGGCGTATATGCGCTGGGCGGAGGCGGCCCTGGCCATCGGGGACGAGGCAGGCGCGCGGGCGGCGTGGGAGGCCGGGCTTGCCCGCCGCCCGGAGGATCCGATGTTCCGCTTCCGGCTGGGCCTTCTGCAGGGCGCCACCGATCCGGAGGCGGCCCGGGCTTTGCTGAACGGGCTTCCCGCTCCTCTCTCCGGCTGGGCGGCGCTGCTCCCGGATCCCACCCAGCCGTCGACCCTGCGGCGATGGGGGCTTGCCCTGGTCGGGGGGCGTTACTGGGGGGAAGCCCGAGGGGCCCTCGCCCGCTGGCTGGAGCAGGATCCGAGGGATCCGGTTGCCATGGCCGCTATGGGATATGTCCTGGGGCGGCTGGGGCAGGAAGGGGAGTGGTGGTTGCAACGGGCCCTCGCGGGGGCCGAAGCCCCGCCGGAGGCCCATTACTTCGCCGGCCTTTACCTGCTGGAGCGAGGGCGCTACGCCGAGGCCCAGGAGCGCTTCGCCGCCGCTTACCAGCAGGATCCCCATCCCCTTTACGCTCTGGAGCGGGGACGCGCCGCCATGCTGGCCGGCGATCTCCTCACCGCCGAGCGCTGGCTTCGCCAGGCGGCGGCGGACGCCCCGGGGAACATCGAGGTCTGGAATGCCCTGGCCGCGCTTTACCTGGGTCATCAAATCGGGCTGGGGAAGGGGATCGAGGCGGCTCTGGAGCTCCTGCGGCGGGATCCCCAGCGGGTAGAGGGCTACGAGTGGCTGGGATGGGCGCGCTACCTTCAGGGGAACTTCACCGAGGCGGAGCGGCTGCTGCAGCAGGCCGTGGGGATGGATCCAGAGCGCGCCTCGGCCCATTACCGGCTGGGCGTGGTGATGGCGGCGGAGGGGCGATGGGCCGAAGCCCGTCGTCTCCTGGAGCGGACGGTGCTCCTGGATCCGACGGGGGAGTTCGGCGGCCGCGCCATCCGGATGCTTCACCGGATCCCATAG